One genomic window of Desulfuromonas sp. AOP6 includes the following:
- a CDS encoding PIG-L deacetylase family protein yields the protein MNKKENEPLKILCLGAHCDDIEIGCGGTLLRMLQEHSGCQVYWLVFSGSAERAVEGRESARRFLRKAASSHIEIKDFRDGFFPYVGDRIKECFEYLKQEFSPDIIFTHSRRDLHQDHRSIAELTWNTFRNHLILEYEIPKYDADLGAPNVFVPLDDAVCQQKIEFLLESFPSQRNRSWFEEKTFWSLLRLRGLESNAPSCYAEGFYGRKVIL from the coding sequence TTGAATAAAAAAGAAAACGAGCCGCTGAAAATACTGTGTCTCGGAGCCCACTGCGATGATATCGAAATCGGCTGCGGTGGAACACTGCTGCGAATGCTTCAGGAACATAGCGGCTGTCAGGTCTACTGGCTGGTGTTCAGTGGTAGCGCTGAGAGGGCTGTCGAGGGCCGTGAAAGTGCCCGTCGCTTTCTGCGGAAGGCAGCTTCCAGTCACATTGAGATCAAAGATTTCAGGGACGGTTTCTTCCCTTATGTCGGCGACCGGATCAAGGAGTGTTTCGAATACCTGAAACAGGAGTTTTCGCCCGATATTATTTTCACGCACAGTCGACGGGATTTACACCAGGATCATCGAAGTATTGCGGAGCTTACCTGGAACACCTTTCGGAACCACCTCATTCTTGAATATGAAATTCCCAAATATGACGCTGACCTGGGGGCGCCAAATGTTTTTGTTCCGCTGGACGACGCTGTTTGTCAGCAAAAGATAGAGTTTCTACTGGAATCTTTTCCTTCACAGAGAAATCGCTCCTGGTTTGAGGAAAAGACCTTCTGGTCCCTATTGCGGTTGCGCGGTCTTGAATCCAATGCCCCCTCCTGTTACGCGGAAGGGTTCTACGGTCGCAAGGTGATTCTTTAG
- a CDS encoding DUF1349 domain-containing protein gives MKKRHVTQLGQRFAVTLSAFWRRPVFLLILFLVLVQSAPAWSLVSDDFNASSLNGNLWQLVDPIGDATVSLSGAGTTDARLQFSVPAGLSHDAWTANSAPHLLQTVANTDFVIEVKFDSPVAKKYQGQGVLVKQDTNSWLRFDFYSNGSGTRIFAAAKTISGMSVKVDKAITSGAPLYMRVARNLNTWTQSYSYDGINWTTAITFSHTLTVAAVGPFVGNFATSGDAPAHTALVDYVFNVASPIVPEDGGAEPTLYFLDVMVIGGGQVSLDPPDGNYASGTQVELMASADAGWYFSGWSGDLTGLVNPASLVMDNNLFVQANFLADTSPPIIGPVSVVAGSNNAVLSWETSEPTTCRIDYGHTADYGLTQDLAQSDTTHQLTLSGLSSSSTYHYKVTAVDGAGLSANSGDQVFTTSEIVEDPLGLVSDDFSQPLLNALWRLYDPLGDATVALVGSGSADARLSFSVPAGPSHDPWVVDTAPRLLQDVNNTDFIVELKFDSPVTSKYQGQGLMVQQDDNTWLRFDFFSDGSKTLIFAASKTNGKMSTKINKGITLTDAPMYLRVTRSGDLWTEDYSQDGINWVTAGSFSHSLTVTSMGPFAGNFATSGDAPAHTALVDYVFSAASPIVPEDGDAEPTLYPLDIKVVGGGQVSLNPPDGSYVSGTQVELTASADSGWYFYGWGGALTGNANPTTLVMDGAKAVDAIFQAQTQPPQISAIEVNPGETEATISWVTDSPASSTLEYGETSELGASVSDLSLVTNHSLHLTGLTSGMQYFYRVISANMAGETQSSVQTFTTLLPGADPSGIISDDFNQPNLNPSLWILVDPLQDATVAIEGSGSGSAQLLFSIPAGASHDPWTVNTAPRLLQTANDTDFELEAKFESQPQLRYQGQGLFIEQDTDNWLRFDIYHDGTATRIFAASCSAGTMSTRINKVIAAGSPLYLRVTRAGSQWTESYSYDGITWLTAGSFSHVLTVQAVGPFVNNYSTTNSAPAYTAIIDYFFNRAAPVVPEDGDTIVDSLPPLIQQLGYTVSPNGFEVSWFTDEPATGQVEYGLTSSLEMDSLGHFDLTTAHSVQVSGLQAETNYYFRASSSDGSGNQSSSAIQSLQTPASSGWAPVIDVWYGDEQTFGQVGTPQPMVNILGSVTGTTDIVSLTYSLNGGAELPLTVGPDGLRLVGEGDFNIELAISSLQLGANTVQIRAVDSAGYQSQRQVQVNLVGANEWPLPYAIDWTQVSDIENVAQVVDGRWMVQADGVRTTQVGYDRLIAIGDLAWQNYEVTVPITVHSTQYVGSNPPAVGLIVRWIGHTPDGKQPAERWWPLGVFGMYRWYLTNPGLRLYDFSYQIVDPTGLQLPLGVPHVFKLRARTLPGPVTEYKFKVWPASQSEPEDWTLVYQEGSGDTQAGSFLLVAHFVDVTFGNVTVVPVFD, from the coding sequence ATGAAAAAGAGACACGTGACTCAATTGGGACAAAGATTTGCTGTCACCCTGTCGGCATTTTGGCGGCGCCCGGTGTTTCTGCTTATCCTCTTTCTGGTTTTGGTTCAGTCCGCGCCAGCCTGGTCCTTGGTTTCCGACGACTTTAACGCCAGTTCCCTCAATGGCAATTTATGGCAACTTGTCGACCCGATAGGAGATGCGACTGTCAGTCTGAGCGGGGCCGGCACAACCGATGCGCGATTGCAGTTCAGTGTCCCGGCCGGCCTGTCCCACGATGCCTGGACCGCCAACAGCGCTCCTCATTTGCTGCAGACCGTCGCCAATACCGATTTTGTCATCGAGGTCAAATTCGACTCTCCGGTAGCGAAAAAATATCAGGGGCAAGGGGTGTTGGTAAAGCAGGATACGAATAGCTGGTTGCGGTTTGATTTTTACAGCAATGGTTCGGGAACACGTATTTTTGCTGCAGCCAAAACAATTTCGGGCATGAGTGTCAAAGTCGACAAGGCCATAACTTCTGGGGCCCCCCTTTACATGCGGGTAGCCCGCAATCTCAATACCTGGACACAATCCTATTCCTACGATGGCATCAATTGGACCACGGCCATCACCTTCAGCCACACCTTGACTGTGGCTGCGGTTGGGCCTTTTGTTGGCAATTTTGCGACCTCTGGCGATGCCCCTGCCCATACGGCCCTGGTGGACTATGTTTTCAACGTCGCCAGCCCGATTGTACCTGAAGATGGTGGTGCTGAACCGACATTGTACTTCCTCGACGTTATGGTTATCGGTGGTGGCCAGGTGAGTCTCGATCCTCCCGACGGCAACTATGCTTCCGGTACTCAGGTGGAACTTATGGCCAGTGCCGATGCCGGCTGGTATTTCAGCGGATGGAGCGGGGATCTCACCGGTTTGGTGAATCCGGCTTCCCTGGTCATGGATAATAATCTCTTCGTTCAGGCCAACTTCCTCGCGGATACTTCGCCGCCGATTATCGGACCTGTCAGTGTCGTTGCAGGAAGCAATAACGCTGTGCTGTCCTGGGAGACAAGTGAACCCACAACCTGCCGGATTGACTACGGCCATACAGCCGATTACGGCCTGACTCAGGATTTGGCCCAGTCTGATACGACCCATCAGCTTACTCTTAGCGGGCTCAGCTCTTCCAGTACTTATCATTACAAGGTAACCGCCGTTGACGGGGCCGGTCTTTCGGCCAACAGCGGTGACCAGGTTTTTACTACCAGTGAAATCGTCGAAGACCCATTGGGACTGGTCTCAGATGATTTCAGCCAACCGCTTCTTAACGCCCTTTGGCGTCTGTACGATCCCTTGGGGGACGCCACTGTGGCTCTGGTCGGCAGTGGCAGCGCCGATGCCCGGCTTAGCTTTTCCGTGCCAGCGGGCCCCAGCCATGATCCCTGGGTGGTGGATACTGCGCCACGCCTGCTTCAGGACGTCAATAATACCGATTTCATAGTCGAACTTAAATTTGACTCGCCGGTGACCAGTAAGTATCAGGGCCAGGGTCTCATGGTTCAACAGGATGACAACACTTGGCTGCGCTTTGATTTCTTTAGTGATGGCAGCAAAACCTTGATTTTTGCCGCCAGCAAGACCAATGGGAAGATGAGTACCAAGATTAACAAGGGCATTACGCTGACCGACGCCCCCATGTATTTGCGGGTGACACGCAGTGGCGATCTGTGGACGGAAGACTATTCGCAGGATGGCATCAATTGGGTAACGGCCGGCAGTTTCAGCCATAGCCTGACCGTGACCTCTATGGGGCCTTTCGCCGGCAATTTTGCGACATCTGGCGATGCGCCGGCGCATACGGCCCTGGTCGACTATGTTTTCAGCGCCGCCAGCCCGATTGTGCCTGAAGACGGTGATGCCGAACCGACATTGTATCCCCTTGACATTAAAGTTGTCGGCGGTGGACAGGTGAGTCTGAATCCGCCAGACGGCAGCTATGTTTCTGGCACCCAGGTGGAACTTACGGCTAGTGCCGATTCCGGCTGGTATTTTTACGGCTGGGGCGGCGCCCTTACAGGTAATGCCAACCCGACGACCCTGGTCATGGATGGCGCCAAAGCAGTTGATGCCATTTTTCAAGCGCAGACGCAGCCACCCCAGATAAGCGCCATTGAGGTCAACCCGGGTGAGACCGAGGCGACGATCAGCTGGGTGACCGATTCCCCTGCCAGCAGCACCCTCGAGTACGGCGAAACAAGCGAACTCGGTGCCAGCGTCAGCGATCTATCCCTGGTCACCAACCATAGTCTGCACCTAACCGGCCTGACAAGCGGGATGCAATACTTCTATCGAGTGATCTCGGCCAATATGGCCGGTGAAACGCAGTCCAGTGTCCAGACATTCACCACTTTGCTGCCGGGAGCAGACCCGTCTGGAATCATTTCCGATGACTTCAATCAGCCGAACCTCAACCCGTCCCTCTGGATCCTTGTCGATCCTCTCCAGGATGCCACCGTGGCTATCGAAGGTTCTGGAAGCGGAAGTGCTCAACTGTTGTTTTCCATACCAGCCGGCGCGTCTCACGATCCTTGGACCGTCAATACAGCCCCGCGTCTGCTGCAAACGGCCAACGACACCGATTTCGAACTGGAAGCGAAGTTTGAAAGCCAGCCCCAACTACGTTACCAGGGGCAGGGACTGTTTATCGAACAGGACACCGACAACTGGCTGAGATTCGATATTTACCACGACGGCACCGCCACCCGCATCTTCGCCGCCAGTTGCTCAGCTGGGACCATGAGCACTCGCATCAACAAGGTTATAGCAGCCGGGTCTCCTCTGTACCTGCGAGTGACCCGAGCCGGTTCACAGTGGACGGAATCTTATTCCTACGACGGCATCACCTGGCTGACGGCGGGAAGTTTCAGCCACGTCTTGACTGTTCAGGCCGTCGGTCCTTTCGTCAACAACTACAGCACCACCAACAGCGCTCCGGCCTATACCGCCATCATCGATTATTTCTTCAATCGGGCCGCGCCGGTGGTGCCTGAAGACGGGGACACCATAGTTGACTCCCTGCCGCCTCTGATTCAGCAACTCGGCTACACGGTCAGCCCCAATGGGTTCGAGGTTTCCTGGTTTACGGATGAGCCGGCCACGGGGCAGGTGGAATATGGGCTCACCAGCTCTCTGGAAATGGACAGCCTGGGCCACTTCGACCTGACCACGGCACATAGCGTTCAGGTATCTGGTCTGCAAGCGGAAACCAATTACTATTTCCGAGCCAGCTCCAGCGATGGCAGCGGAAATCAGAGTTCTTCTGCCATCCAGAGCCTTCAAACGCCCGCTTCGAGTGGTTGGGCGCCCGTGATAGACGTCTGGTACGGTGATGAGCAGACTTTCGGCCAGGTCGGTACGCCGCAACCGATGGTCAATATACTGGGAAGCGTCACCGGCACTACCGATATCGTTTCGCTGACCTATTCCCTCAACGGTGGCGCGGAACTGCCCCTTACCGTCGGGCCTGACGGCTTGCGCCTGGTCGGCGAGGGGGACTTCAATATTGAGCTGGCCATCTCTTCGCTGCAACTTGGCGCCAATACCGTGCAAATCCGGGCGGTCGATTCCGCCGGCTATCAAAGCCAGCGCCAGGTTCAGGTCAATCTGGTGGGAGCAAACGAGTGGCCCTTGCCCTATGCCATCGATTGGACACAAGTATCTGATATCGAAAACGTGGCGCAGGTAGTTGACGGGCGTTGGATGGTTCAGGCCGATGGCGTGCGTACCACCCAGGTCGGTTACGACCGTCTGATCGCCATCGGCGATCTGGCCTGGCAGAACTATGAGGTGACCGTGCCCATTACCGTCCATTCGACCCAGTATGTGGGCTCCAACCCTCCGGCCGTTGGTCTTATTGTGCGTTGGATTGGCCACACGCCGGACGGCAAACAACCTGCGGAGCGCTGGTGGCCTCTCGGGGTGTTCGGCATGTATCGCTGGTATCTGACTAACCCGGGTTTGCGACTTTATGATTTTTCCTACCAGATTGTCGATCCCACGGGCCTGCAACTCCCTTTGGGGGTTCCCCACGTCTTCAAGTTGCGAGCCCGGACTCTGCCCGGCCCAGTCACCGAGTACAAGTTTAAGGTCTGGCCAGCCTCTCAGTCTGAACCCGAGGACTGGACTCTGGTGTATCAGGAAGGGTCGGGGGACACGCAAGCCGGTTCTTTCCTGCTGGTAGCCCATTTTGTTGATGTCACCTTTGGCAACGTGACGGTAGTGCCCGTATTCGATTGA
- a CDS encoding glycosyltransferase, translating to MPRISIGMPVFNGEKYIAEAIDSILAQTFADFELIISDNGSKDGTLDICKRYAARDARIRLEQQKENRGAAWNYNRVFALSEGDYFKWCAHDDAIAPSYLQRCLDVLDQYTEVVLCYPQTQLMNEHGGVINVYPDGLHLNNANPVERLARYLFRQAKKCNPLLGLIRRKALARTSLIGSYNASDQVLLAHLALLGEFHEIPEPLMFRRDHPGASLRANRTAGAVAAWFNPKQKGRFLVPTLRHGWEYLRCIRQADLPLTQQIQCARLVSKRLWWDRHQVVTEFKTTLGGVR from the coding sequence ATGCCACGAATCAGCATCGGCATGCCGGTATTCAACGGCGAAAAATACATCGCGGAAGCGATCGATTCGATTCTGGCGCAGACTTTCGCCGATTTCGAGCTGATCATCTCCGACAACGGTTCGAAGGACGGCACCCTGGATATCTGCAAGCGCTATGCTGCCAGAGATGCCCGCATCCGTTTAGAGCAACAGAAGGAAAATCGGGGTGCTGCGTGGAACTACAATCGGGTTTTCGCCCTGTCGGAAGGGGATTATTTCAAATGGTGCGCTCATGACGATGCCATCGCTCCATCATATCTTCAGCGTTGTCTGGATGTGCTGGATCAATATACGGAAGTTGTACTGTGCTACCCCCAAACTCAATTGATGAACGAACATGGTGGCGTCATCAATGTCTATCCCGATGGGCTGCACCTGAATAACGCCAATCCTGTGGAACGCCTGGCGCGTTATCTGTTTCGACAGGCGAAAAAGTGCAATCCGCTGCTGGGGCTTATACGCAGAAAAGCCTTGGCCCGCACCAGTCTGATCGGTAGCTACAATGCCTCCGACCAGGTTCTGCTCGCCCACCTTGCCCTTCTGGGAGAATTTCACGAAATCCCCGAACCGCTTATGTTCCGCCGTGACCATCCTGGTGCCTCTTTGCGAGCCAACCGTACGGCGGGGGCTGTGGCGGCCTGGTTCAATCCTAAGCAGAAAGGCCGGTTTTTGGTGCCGACCCTGCGCCATGGCTGGGAGTATCTGCGCTGCATTCGACAGGCGGATCTGCCTTTGACGCAGCAGATACAATGCGCA